Proteins from a single region of Streptomyces sp. TN58:
- a CDS encoding AAA family ATPase, translating into MTYPATESTAATADSARASLEALRTEIGKAVVGQDSAVTGLVVALLCRGHVLLEGVPGVAKTLLVRALAASLELDTKRVQFTPDLMPSDVTGSLVYDARTAEFSFQDGPVFTNLLLADEINRTPPKTQSSLLEAMEERQVTVDGTPRKLPEPFLVAATMNPVEYEGTYPLPEAQLDRFLLKLTVPLPSREDEIGVLTRHAAGFDPRDLKAAGIRPVAGPAQLEAARDAVARVSVSPEIAGYVVDICRATRESPSLVLGVSPRGATALLATARAWAWLTGRDYVIPDDVKALSLPTLRHRVQLRPEAEMEGVTADAVITAILSHVPVPR; encoded by the coding sequence ATGACGTACCCGGCCACCGAGTCCACGGCCGCGACCGCGGACAGCGCCCGCGCTTCCCTCGAAGCGCTCCGCACCGAGATCGGCAAGGCCGTGGTCGGTCAGGACTCCGCCGTCACCGGTCTCGTCGTCGCCCTGCTGTGCCGCGGCCACGTCCTGCTCGAAGGCGTCCCCGGCGTCGCCAAGACCCTCCTCGTGCGGGCCCTGGCGGCGTCCCTCGAACTCGACACCAAGCGCGTCCAGTTCACCCCGGACCTGATGCCCAGCGACGTCACCGGCTCGCTCGTCTACGACGCCCGCACCGCGGAGTTCTCCTTCCAGGACGGCCCGGTCTTCACCAACCTCCTCCTCGCGGACGAGATCAACCGCACGCCCCCCAAGACGCAGTCCTCCCTCCTCGAAGCGATGGAGGAGCGCCAGGTCACCGTCGACGGCACTCCCCGCAAGCTCCCCGAGCCGTTCCTCGTCGCCGCCACCATGAACCCGGTCGAGTACGAGGGCACCTATCCGCTTCCCGAAGCCCAGCTGGACCGCTTCCTCCTCAAGCTCACCGTGCCCCTCCCCTCCCGCGAGGACGAGATCGGCGTACTGACCCGTCACGCCGCCGGCTTCGACCCCCGGGACCTGAAGGCCGCCGGCATCCGCCCGGTCGCCGGCCCGGCCCAGCTCGAAGCGGCCCGCGACGCCGTCGCCCGCGTCTCGGTCTCCCCAGAGATCGCCGGCTACGTCGTCGACATCTGCCGCGCCACCCGCGAATCGCCCTCGCTCGTCCTCGGTGTCTCCCCGCGCGGTGCGACGGCCCTCCTCGCGACCGCCCGCGCCTGGGCGTGGCTCACCGGCCGCGACTACGTCATCCCTGACGACGTCAAGGCCCTCTCCCTCCCCACGCTCCGCCACCGCGTGCAGCTGCGCCCGGAGGCGGAGATGGAAGGTGTCACGGCGGACGCCGTCATCACGGCGATCCTCTCCCACGTCCCCGTTCCGCGCTGA
- a CDS encoding DUF58 domain-containing protein, producing the protein MALTGRAALLAALGSIPVGVLEPSWAGMLAVNGPIALACAVDYALAAPVRSLVLARSGDTSVRLGEPADVHLTVTNPGRRTLRARVRDAWPPSSWTPGTEAAASRHELVVPAGERRRLTTRLRPTRRGDRRADRVTIRSYGPLGLWARQGSHPAPWTVRVLPPFTSRKHLPSRLARLRELDGRTSLLTRGEGTEFDSLRDYVPGDDTRSIDWRATARRHKVAVRTWRPERDRHILICLDTGRTSAGRVGDAPRLDSAMDAALLLAALATRAGDRVDLLAHDRRPRAQVQGRAAADVLPSFVNAMATLEPELVETDSRTLVSTILRSAPRRSLVVLLTSLDAAPVEEGLLPLLPRLTQRHTVLLASVADPHVAAMTASRGTVDAVYEAAAGTQTQAQRRRTADQLTRHGVHVVDATPDTLAPTLADAYLSLKAAGRL; encoded by the coding sequence ATGGCCCTCACCGGACGCGCCGCCCTCCTGGCGGCCCTCGGCAGCATCCCCGTCGGCGTCCTGGAGCCGAGCTGGGCCGGCATGCTCGCGGTCAACGGTCCGATCGCGCTGGCCTGCGCGGTCGACTACGCCCTGGCCGCGCCGGTACGCAGCCTGGTGCTGGCCCGGTCCGGCGACACCTCCGTCCGCCTGGGCGAACCGGCGGACGTCCACCTGACCGTCACCAACCCGGGCCGCCGCACTCTCCGTGCCCGCGTCCGCGACGCCTGGCCCCCGAGCAGCTGGACCCCGGGCACGGAGGCGGCCGCGTCCCGCCACGAGCTGGTCGTCCCGGCGGGCGAGCGCCGCCGCCTGACCACCCGGCTGCGTCCCACCCGCCGCGGCGACCGCCGGGCGGACCGCGTCACGATCCGCTCCTACGGGCCGCTCGGCCTGTGGGCCCGTCAGGGCTCCCACCCCGCCCCCTGGACGGTCCGGGTCCTGCCCCCGTTCACCAGCCGCAAGCACCTGCCGTCCCGACTGGCCCGCCTGCGCGAACTGGACGGCCGCACCAGCCTCCTGACCCGCGGTGAGGGCACCGAGTTCGACAGCCTGCGCGACTACGTCCCCGGCGACGACACCCGCTCCATCGACTGGCGTGCCACGGCCCGCCGGCACAAGGTGGCCGTCCGTACCTGGCGTCCCGAACGCGACCGGCACATCCTGATCTGCCTCGACACCGGCCGCACCTCCGCGGGCCGCGTCGGCGACGCTCCCCGTCTGGACTCGGCGATGGACGCGGCGCTGCTCCTCGCCGCCCTGGCCACCCGCGCCGGCGACCGCGTGGACCTCCTCGCCCACGACCGCCGCCCCCGCGCCCAGGTCCAGGGCCGCGCGGCGGCCGACGTCCTGCCTTCCTTCGTGAACGCGATGGCCACCCTCGAACCGGAACTGGTCGAGACGGACTCCCGCACCCTGGTGTCCACCATCCTCCGCAGCGCACCGCGCAGGTCCCTGGTGGTCCTCCTGACGAGCCTGGACGCCGCCCCCGTCGAAGAGGGCCTGCTCCCGCTCCTGCCGCGTCTCACCCAGCGCCACACGGTCCTGCTGGCCTCGGTGGCCGACCCCCACGTGGCGGCGATGACCGCCTCCCGCGGCACCGTGGACGCGGTCTACGAAGCCGCGGCCGGCACCCAGACCCAGGCCCAGCGCCGCCGCACGGCCGACCAGCTCACCCGCCACGGCGTCCACGTGGTCGACGCCACCCCCGACACCCTGGCCCCCACCCTGGCCGACGCCTACCTGTCCCTCAAAGCAGCCGGTCGCCTCTAG
- a CDS encoding Uma2 family endonuclease, giving the protein MADLTPEQMRRMHDFAEQLAELAEHQEDQWKVQTTDGQIFLTMMSPTAPHGLNVVRLRRQIEAQTPEVMALNDTNMGDPQTGLTKVPDLMVIAEEDTDDTAKVVNARDVLLVVEVVSRTNSLTDIRDKLHDYPRMGVPLYVVVDPRKDKKTVTVHSDPSSGPDGIRYRKAVPYAFGDTVIAGRWTLDTSSLKSYPADW; this is encoded by the coding sequence ATGGCCGACCTCACCCCCGAGCAGATGCGCCGCATGCACGATTTCGCGGAACAGCTCGCGGAGCTGGCCGAGCACCAGGAAGACCAATGGAAGGTGCAGACCACCGACGGTCAGATCTTCCTCACGATGATGAGCCCCACGGCTCCCCACGGGCTCAACGTGGTGCGGCTGCGCCGTCAGATCGAGGCCCAGACACCAGAAGTCATGGCCCTCAATGACACGAACATGGGTGATCCTCAAACCGGCCTGACCAAGGTCCCCGATCTCATGGTCATCGCGGAGGAAGACACCGACGACACCGCCAAGGTCGTCAACGCCCGCGACGTCCTGCTGGTGGTCGAGGTCGTCTCACGGACGAACTCGCTGACTGACATCCGCGACAAGCTGCACGACTACCCCAGGATGGGAGTGCCGCTGTACGTCGTCGTAGACCCCCGCAAGGACAAGAAGACGGTCACCGTACACAGCGACCCCTCATCCGGACCCGACGGCATCCGCTACCGGAAAGCGGTCCCCTACGCCTTCGGGGACACCGTCATCGCCGGTCGCTGGACGCTCGACACGAGCAGCCTCAAGAGCTACCCCGCCGACTGGTGA
- a CDS encoding stage II sporulation protein M, whose amino-acid sequence MDLDVFVTAHRAEWDRLEQLLGRGRKLTGEEADELVALYQRTSTHLSLVQSSAPDPMLTGRLTQLVARARATVTGTRRSGWRDAALFFAVGFPAAVYRSRRWWIPTALISTALGVLIGWWIATHPEVQGAIAAPEQLKELTKPGGEYETYYSSNPAGSFAAQVWTNNAQAAAMCLVLGVFLGIPVLWILFLNMANLGVGLGLMASAGRLDVFLGLILPHGLLELTAVFVAAGTGLRLGWTVIDPGPRTRRTALAEQGRAALGMAIGLAAVLFVSGLIEGFVTPSGLPTWARITIGVVAEAVFLLYVFVLGGRAARAGELGDVEAADRTATLPTAA is encoded by the coding sequence ATGGATCTCGACGTCTTCGTCACGGCACACCGCGCGGAATGGGACCGCCTGGAGCAGCTCCTGGGCCGGGGCCGCAAGCTGACCGGCGAGGAAGCCGACGAACTCGTCGCGCTCTACCAGCGCACCTCGACCCACCTCTCCCTCGTCCAGTCCAGCGCCCCCGACCCCATGCTCACCGGCCGGCTGACCCAGCTGGTGGCCCGCGCCCGCGCCACCGTCACGGGCACCCGCCGCTCCGGCTGGCGCGACGCGGCGCTCTTCTTCGCCGTCGGCTTCCCGGCCGCGGTCTACCGGAGCCGCCGCTGGTGGATACCGACGGCCCTGATCTCCACGGCCCTCGGCGTGCTCATCGGCTGGTGGATAGCGACGCATCCCGAGGTCCAGGGCGCCATCGCCGCCCCGGAACAGCTGAAGGAGCTCACGAAGCCGGGCGGCGAGTACGAGACGTACTACTCCAGCAACCCCGCGGGATCCTTCGCCGCCCAGGTGTGGACGAACAACGCCCAAGCGGCTGCGATGTGCCTGGTCCTGGGCGTCTTCCTGGGGATCCCGGTGCTGTGGATCCTCTTCCTGAACATGGCGAACCTCGGAGTCGGCCTCGGCCTGATGGCGTCCGCCGGGCGGCTCGACGTCTTCCTGGGCCTGATCCTCCCGCACGGCCTGCTCGAACTGACGGCCGTCTTCGTGGCGGCTGGTACGGGCCTGCGCCTGGGCTGGACGGTCATCGACCCGGGCCCCCGGACCCGCCGCACGGCCCTCGCCGAACAGGGCCGCGCCGCCCTCGGCATGGCCATCGGCCTCGCGGCGGTCCTGTTCGTCTCCGGCCTGATCGAAGGCTTCGTCACCCCCTCGGGCCTCCCCACCTGGGCACGCATCACCATCGGCGTCGTCGCCGAGGCCGTCTTCCTCCTCTACGTCTTCGTCCTGGGCGGAAGGGCCGCCCGAGCCGGCGAACTCGGCGACGTGGAGGCCGCGGACCGCACGGCAACGCTCCCGACCGCGGCCTGA
- a CDS encoding RDD family protein: protein MSDLVTGDAVVLGLRPARLPSRALAIVLDLAVYVTVYVLLTVGLALATASLDPAAQAAVAVASFLLLLVGIPIAVETLSHGRSLGKLACGLRVVRDDGGPIRFRHALVRGALGVVELLLTFGTVAAIASLVSARGRRLGDVFAGTLVVRERVPGARVMPVPPPPPWLAGRFTQLDLSAVPDGLWLAIRQYLTRMNQLDPQVGAAMAARLADDLVARTGAPPPAGVPAAAFLMAVVHERQSRDAARAFHTAAPASAAAVAPGTHPASVAPVAYAPPVAYAAPAPAPSAPVAPAAPVAPAAPVEVPHAGGFAPPA, encoded by the coding sequence GTGAGCGATCTGGTGACGGGGGACGCGGTCGTCCTGGGGCTGCGGCCGGCGAGGCTGCCGAGCCGGGCGTTGGCGATCGTGCTGGACCTCGCCGTCTACGTCACCGTCTACGTGCTCCTCACGGTCGGGCTGGCCCTCGCGACCGCGTCGCTGGACCCGGCCGCCCAGGCCGCCGTGGCGGTGGCGAGTTTCCTGCTGCTGCTGGTCGGCATTCCGATCGCGGTGGAGACGCTGTCCCACGGGCGCTCGCTGGGCAAGCTCGCCTGCGGGCTGCGGGTGGTGCGCGACGACGGCGGTCCGATCCGGTTCCGCCACGCGCTGGTGCGCGGGGCCCTCGGTGTGGTGGAGCTGCTGTTGACCTTCGGCACGGTGGCGGCCATCGCCTCGCTGGTGTCGGCGCGCGGGCGGCGGCTCGGGGACGTCTTCGCGGGGACCCTGGTGGTCCGGGAGCGGGTGCCGGGGGCGCGGGTGATGCCGGTACCTCCGCCGCCGCCGTGGCTGGCCGGGCGGTTCACCCAGCTGGACCTGTCGGCCGTACCGGACGGGCTGTGGCTGGCGATCCGCCAGTACCTGACCCGTATGAACCAGCTGGATCCGCAGGTGGGTGCGGCGATGGCGGCGCGGCTCGCGGACGATCTCGTGGCGCGTACGGGGGCGCCGCCGCCGGCGGGGGTGCCGGCCGCGGCCTTCCTGATGGCGGTGGTCCACGAGCGTCAGTCGCGCGATGCCGCGCGGGCTTTCCACACGGCGGCCCCGGCGTCGGCCGCTGCCGTGGCGCCCGGTACGCACCCGGCATCCGTCGCGCCCGTCGCGTACGCCCCACCCGTCGCGTACGCCGCGCCCGCCCCCGCGCCGTCGGCGCCCGTCGCGCCGGCGGCGCCCGTCGCGCCGGCGGCGCCCGTGGAGGTGCCGCACGCCGGCGGGTTCGCTCCGCCGGCCTGA
- the ahcY gene encoding adenosylhomocysteinase yields the protein MDFKVADLSLAAFGRKEITLAEHEMPGLMSIRREYAEAQPLAGARITGSLHMTVQTAVLIETLVALGADVRWASCNIFSTQDHAAAAIAVGPNGTPENPQGVPVFAWKGETLEEYWWCTEQALTWPNTSTGGPNMILDDGGDATLLVHKGVEFEKAGEAPDPSTADSEEYAYILTLLNRTLSENPQKWTQLASEIRGVTEETTTGVHRLYEMMQSGDLLFPAINVNDAVTKSKFDNKYGCRHSLIDGINRATDVLIGGKVAVVCGYGDVGKGCAESLRGQGARVIVTEIDPICALQAAMDGYQVATLDDVVEIADIFITTTGNKDIIMASDMAKMKHQAIVGNIGHFDNEIDMAGLAKVDGIVKDEVKPQVHTWTFPDGKVLIVLSEGRLLNLGNATGHPSFVMSNSFADQTLAQIELFTKPEEYPTDVYVLPKHLDEKVARLHLDALGVKLTTLRPEQADYIGVKVEGPYKPDHYRY from the coding sequence ATGGACTTCAAGGTCGCAGACCTCTCCCTTGCCGCGTTCGGCCGCAAGGAGATCACCCTGGCCGAGCACGAGATGCCGGGCCTGATGTCGATCCGCCGTGAGTACGCCGAGGCCCAGCCCCTCGCCGGCGCCCGCATCACCGGCTCGCTTCACATGACCGTGCAGACCGCCGTGCTCATCGAGACCCTCGTCGCCCTCGGCGCCGACGTCCGCTGGGCCTCCTGCAACATCTTCTCCACCCAGGACCACGCTGCCGCCGCCATCGCGGTGGGCCCGAACGGCACCCCGGAGAACCCGCAGGGCGTCCCCGTCTTCGCCTGGAAGGGCGAGACGCTGGAGGAGTACTGGTGGTGCACCGAGCAGGCGCTCACCTGGCCGAACACCTCCACCGGCGGCCCGAACATGATCCTCGACGACGGTGGTGACGCCACCCTCCTCGTCCACAAGGGCGTCGAGTTCGAGAAGGCCGGCGAGGCCCCGGACCCGTCCACCGCGGACTCCGAGGAGTACGCGTACATCCTCACGCTGCTCAACCGCACCCTCTCCGAGAACCCGCAGAAGTGGACGCAGCTCGCGTCCGAGATCCGCGGCGTCACCGAGGAGACCACCACCGGCGTGCACCGTCTCTACGAGATGATGCAGTCCGGCGACCTGCTCTTCCCGGCGATCAACGTGAACGACGCCGTCACCAAGTCGAAGTTCGACAACAAGTACGGCTGCCGCCACTCCCTGATCGACGGCATCAACCGCGCCACCGACGTCCTCATCGGCGGCAAGGTCGCGGTCGTCTGCGGCTACGGCGACGTCGGCAAGGGCTGCGCCGAGTCCCTCCGCGGCCAGGGCGCGCGCGTCATCGTCACCGAGATCGACCCGATCTGCGCCCTGCAGGCCGCCATGGACGGCTACCAGGTCGCCACGCTGGACGACGTCGTGGAGATCGCGGACATCTTCATCACGACCACCGGCAACAAGGACATCATCATGGCCTCCGACATGGCCAAGATGAAGCACCAGGCGATCGTCGGCAACATCGGCCACTTCGACAACGAGATCGACATGGCCGGCCTGGCCAAGGTCGACGGCATCGTCAAGGACGAGGTCAAGCCCCAGGTCCACACCTGGACGTTCCCCGACGGCAAGGTCCTGATCGTCCTCTCCGAGGGCCGCCTGCTGAACCTCGGCAACGCGACCGGCCACCCGTCCTTCGTCATGTCGAACTCCTTCGCGGACCAGACCCTGGCCCAGATCGAGCTCTTCACGAAGCCGGAGGAGTACCCGACCGACGTCTACGTGCTCCCCAAGCACCTCGACGAGAAGGTCGCCCGCCTCCACCTCGACGCCCTCGGCGTCAAGCTCACCACCCTCCGCCCCGAGCAGGCCGACTACATCGGCGTCAAGGTCGAGGGCCCGTACAAGCCGGACCACTACCGCTACTGA
- the lepB gene encoding signal peptidase I, with product MARRPGRRRGIWAIALLVLGVALIGGPIAVTLSRFTATHQASDNMRPTFVPGDLIVMRKDTSGVRRGDVATYDPGEWGMQGPFLGRVVAVGGDRISYAPGDSTLTLNGRPLDEAYVQAGPGDGGVPFDVTVPDGRVFVLGDNRGNSADSRFHPEHADGTLPVSALVAIEEDQESPLVVALGLSMLAGACLLPVALGLGIASLVARRRRPVEVQGPVWGATRVDAP from the coding sequence ATGGCGCGCAGGCCTGGGCGGAGACGAGGAATCTGGGCGATCGCCCTGCTGGTGCTGGGGGTGGCACTGATCGGCGGACCGATCGCGGTCACGCTGAGCCGGTTCACGGCGACCCATCAGGCCAGTGACAACATGCGGCCGACGTTCGTGCCCGGGGACCTCATCGTCATGCGCAAGGACACGTCCGGCGTGCGGCGCGGTGACGTGGCCACCTACGACCCCGGCGAGTGGGGGATGCAGGGCCCGTTCCTCGGACGTGTGGTGGCGGTCGGAGGTGACCGCATCTCCTACGCGCCGGGCGACAGCACCCTGACCCTGAACGGCCGGCCCCTCGACGAGGCCTATGTGCAGGCCGGCCCCGGGGACGGCGGGGTGCCGTTCGACGTGACGGTGCCGGACGGCCGGGTGTTCGTCCTCGGTGACAACCGCGGCAACTCCGCGGACTCACGCTTCCACCCGGAGCACGCCGACGGCACGCTGCCCGTCTCTGCCCTGGTCGCGATCGAGGAGGACCAGGAGAGCCCCCTGGTCGTCGCCCTGGGCCTGTCCATGCTCGCCGGGGCCTGTCTGCTGCCCGTGGCGCTCGGGCTGGGGATCGCCTCGCTCGTCGCGCGGCGGCGCAGGCCGGTCGAGGTGCAGGGGCCGGTATGGGGGGCCACGCGGGTGGACGCGCCGTAG
- a CDS encoding cation diffusion facilitator family transporter, whose amino-acid sequence MSASGGTKAIVAALAANLAIAVAKFVAFLFSGSSSMLAESVHSLADSGNQGLLLLGGKKAQREATPQHPFGYGRERYIYAFLVSIVLFTVGGMFAIYEGYEKIHEPHPIEAWYWPVGVLVFAIIAESFSFRTAIKESNEVRGKLTWSQFVKRAKAPELPVVLLEDLGALVGLVLALVGVGLALLTGNGVWDGIGTLCIGVLLIVIAIVLAAETKSLLLGESAGVEEVEKIKAAAVDGDVVTRVIHMRTLHLGPEELLVAAKIAVEGNDTATEVANAIDAAEARIREAVPIARVIYLEPDIYRPEATE is encoded by the coding sequence ATGAGCGCGTCGGGCGGAACCAAGGCGATCGTGGCGGCACTCGCCGCCAACCTCGCCATCGCTGTAGCCAAATTCGTGGCGTTCCTCTTCAGTGGCTCCTCGTCGATGCTCGCGGAGAGCGTCCACTCCCTGGCGGACTCCGGGAACCAGGGCCTGCTGCTCCTCGGCGGGAAGAAGGCCCAGCGAGAGGCGACGCCCCAGCACCCCTTCGGGTACGGGCGCGAGCGCTACATCTACGCCTTCCTCGTCTCCATCGTGCTCTTCACCGTCGGTGGCATGTTCGCCATCTACGAGGGCTACGAGAAGATCCACGAGCCGCACCCGATCGAGGCCTGGTACTGGCCCGTCGGCGTCCTGGTCTTCGCGATCATCGCCGAGTCCTTCTCCTTCCGTACCGCGATCAAGGAGTCGAACGAGGTCCGCGGCAAGCTCACCTGGAGCCAGTTCGTCAAGCGGGCCAAGGCCCCCGAACTGCCCGTGGTGCTGCTGGAGGACCTCGGCGCCCTCGTCGGCCTGGTCCTGGCCCTCGTCGGCGTCGGCCTCGCCCTGCTGACCGGCAACGGCGTCTGGGACGGCATCGGCACCCTGTGCATCGGCGTCCTCCTCATCGTCATCGCGATCGTCCTGGCAGCGGAGACCAAGTCGCTGCTGCTCGGTGAGTCCGCCGGCGTCGAAGAGGTCGAGAAGATCAAGGCCGCGGCCGTCGACGGGGACGTCGTCACCCGCGTCATCCACATGCGCACCCTGCACCTCGGCCCCGAGGAACTGCTGGTCGCCGCCAAGATCGCCGTCGAGGGCAACGACACCGCGACCGAGGTCGCGAACGCCATCGACGCCGCCGAGGCCCGCATCCGCGAGGCAGTCCCGATCGCCCGCGTGATCTACCTGGAGCCGGACATCTACCGTCCCGAAGCCACCGAGTAG
- the manA gene encoding mannose-6-phosphate isomerase, class I — protein MDRLTNTIRPYAWGSTTALPALLGVEPTGEPQAELWMGAHPSAPSRVDRGAGERSLAEVIAADPEGELGASTVAKFGPGLPFLFKILAAGAPLSLQVHPDLAQAKAGFEDEERRGIPIDAAHRNYKDPNHKPEMICAITTFDGLCGFRSPQASADLFEGLGVGSLKPYADLLRAHPEEAALREVLTAVLTADREQMEVTVAETAAAAAHLGGEYATYAALAHEYPGDPGVLAAMLLNHVRLQPGEALFLGAGVPHAYFDGLGVELLANSDNVLRAGLTPKHVDVPELLKIVRFEPSDPRVLRPEGDGGEEVYEAPIDEFRLSRFLLAPGGAPHVLPDGTPQILLCTAGSVQVGELALTPGGSAFVPAGEKVELSGNGTVFRATVVV, from the coding sequence ATGGACCGCCTGACCAACACGATCCGCCCCTACGCCTGGGGATCCACCACGGCCCTGCCCGCGCTCCTCGGTGTCGAACCCACCGGTGAGCCGCAGGCGGAGCTGTGGATGGGAGCCCACCCGAGCGCCCCCTCGCGCGTCGACCGCGGCGCCGGCGAGAGGTCGCTCGCGGAGGTCATCGCCGCCGACCCCGAGGGGGAGCTCGGCGCCTCCACCGTGGCCAAGTTCGGTCCAGGGCTGCCCTTCCTCTTCAAGATCCTCGCCGCGGGCGCCCCGCTCTCCCTCCAGGTCCACCCCGACCTCGCGCAGGCGAAGGCGGGCTTCGAGGACGAGGAGCGGCGCGGGATCCCGATCGACGCGGCCCACCGCAACTACAAGGACCCCAACCACAAGCCCGAGATGATCTGCGCGATCACGACGTTCGACGGGCTCTGCGGTTTCCGCTCCCCGCAGGCGTCCGCGGACCTCTTCGAAGGGCTCGGCGTGGGCTCCCTCAAGCCGTACGCCGACCTGCTGCGCGCCCACCCCGAGGAGGCCGCGCTGCGCGAGGTGCTGACGGCCGTACTGACCGCGGACCGCGAGCAGATGGAGGTCACGGTCGCCGAGACCGCTGCCGCCGCCGCACACCTGGGCGGCGAGTACGCCACGTACGCGGCCCTCGCCCACGAGTACCCGGGGGACCCGGGCGTGCTCGCGGCGATGCTCCTCAACCACGTCCGACTCCAGCCCGGCGAGGCGCTGTTCCTCGGCGCGGGGGTCCCGCACGCCTACTTCGACGGCCTCGGCGTCGAGCTGCTGGCCAACTCGGACAACGTCCTGCGCGCCGGACTGACCCCCAAGCACGTGGACGTACCCGAACTGCTGAAGATCGTCAGGTTCGAGCCGAGCGACCCTCGCGTCCTGCGGCCCGAGGGCGACGGCGGCGAGGAGGTCTACGAGGCCCCCATCGACGAGTTCAGGCTCTCCCGCTTCCTCCTGGCGCCGGGCGGCGCCCCGCACGTGCTCCCGGACGGCACCCCGCAGATCCTGCTGTGCACCGCGGGCTCCGTGCAGGTCGGCGAACTGGCGCTCACACCCGGCGGATCGGCTTTCGTACCGGCGGGCGAAAAGGTCGAACTGTCCGGAAACGGAACGGTCTTCAGGGCCACCGTGGTGGTCTGA
- a CDS encoding SIS domain-containing protein yields MLDESLLDAPDDLARVDRRGLLRGAAEAGARVRTAARHASEAGIASLRPDGRPRAVLIAGPGTAATGVADLLGALAGASAPVIRLDPTGVAHAAGALRWALPGWAGSVDLLLVATTDGTEPGLALLAEQAYRRGCTVVAVAPERSPLSEAVDGAHGLLVPMAKAPYQEFDESAAAGPGALWALLTPLLLLLDKVGLIAAAPDTLQLVADRLDRTAERCGPAIATYSNPAKTLAAELADSLPLIWSEGTGAGPAGRRFAATLAELAGRPALAAALPEALPAHGILLAGAFAAGADPDDFFRDRVEEPQALRARVVLLRDRPAGGLTAAPAARELALSHDTAISELEPEEGAELEQLAELLAVTDFATAYLALASGGHS; encoded by the coding sequence ATGCTCGACGAGTCGCTCCTCGACGCACCGGACGATCTCGCCCGCGTCGACCGGCGGGGCCTGCTCCGCGGCGCGGCCGAGGCCGGAGCCAGAGTCCGCACCGCGGCCCGGCACGCGAGCGAGGCGGGCATCGCCAGCCTGCGCCCCGACGGCCGCCCGCGCGCGGTCCTGATCGCCGGACCCGGCACCGCCGCCACCGGCGTCGCCGACCTGCTCGGCGCCCTCGCGGGCGCCTCCGCCCCGGTGATCCGGCTCGACCCCACCGGCGTCGCCCACGCCGCCGGTGCCCTGCGCTGGGCCCTGCCCGGCTGGGCCGGCTCCGTCGACCTGCTGCTCGTGGCCACCACCGACGGCACCGAGCCCGGGCTCGCCCTGCTCGCCGAACAGGCCTACCGGCGCGGCTGCACCGTCGTCGCGGTCGCCCCCGAACGCTCACCGCTGAGCGAGGCGGTGGACGGCGCGCACGGGCTCCTCGTACCCATGGCCAAGGCTCCGTACCAGGAGTTCGACGAGTCGGCCGCCGCGGGCCCGGGCGCCCTGTGGGCCCTGCTGACGCCCCTGCTGCTGCTCCTCGACAAGGTCGGCCTGATCGCCGCGGCCCCCGACACCCTCCAACTGGTCGCGGACCGCCTCGACCGGACGGCCGAACGCTGCGGGCCCGCCATCGCCACCTACTCCAACCCGGCCAAGACCCTCGCCGCCGAGCTGGCGGACTCACTGCCGCTCATCTGGAGCGAGGGCACCGGCGCCGGCCCCGCGGGCCGCCGCTTCGCCGCCACCCTCGCCGAGCTCGCCGGCCGCCCCGCACTGGCCGCCGCGCTCCCCGAGGCCCTGCCCGCCCACGGCATCCTGCTCGCCGGCGCCTTCGCCGCCGGAGCCGACCCCGACGACTTCTTCCGCGACCGCGTCGAAGAGCCGCAGGCCCTTCGCGCCCGCGTCGTCCTGCTGCGCGACCGGCCGGCCGGCGGCCTCACCGCGGCACCCGCCGCACGCGAGCTCGCCCTCAGCCACGACACGGCCATCAGCGAGCTCGAACCGGAGGAAGGCGCCGAGCTGGAGCAGCTCGCCGAACTGCTCGCCGTCACGGATTTCGCCACCGCCTACCTGGCGTTGGCCTCCGGGGGACACAGCTGA
- a CDS encoding Trm112 family protein: MPLEAGLLQILACPACHAPLEDKSADETPELLCTGQDCALAYPVRDGIPVLLVDEARRPA; encoded by the coding sequence ATGCCGCTCGAAGCCGGCCTCCTGCAGATCCTCGCCTGCCCCGCCTGCCACGCACCGCTTGAGGACAAGTCGGCCGACGAGACCCCCGAGCTGCTCTGCACCGGCCAGGACTGCGCCCTCGCGTACCCGGTCCGCGACGGCATCCCCGTCCTCCTCGTGGACGAGGCCCGCCGCCCCGCCTGA